One stretch of Pomacea canaliculata isolate SZHN2017 linkage group LG1, ASM307304v1, whole genome shotgun sequence DNA includes these proteins:
- the LOC112570120 gene encoding uncharacterized protein LOC112570120 isoform X1, which yields MLYRMQQGHLDGLHFHPESDYTSCDMRRILWVAWAATLLALSICRTASASQGPKVISIKEQLEDLTSRFTKLEKKVKQRQTETWNIQAPIQKDGWTLCFRATAGLGSPVYDTWTHVGYHDDYKYTRTSMPCGCTATSGSCDRHYRSFLVDVWPSRNLEKVKVALYENGVEKAFMEFRGLDSNYLNWFSADRLLNSSWTDISGSALPYFSIFGIDEPGRVTRRFYVSKGHYGCPSDFGWISIKDKGHVCTWETASHLPTFFYSKAQTGITWETQGSLVGRADVLAVWLKLRSDVDMNKPCLP from the exons ATGTTATACAGGATGCAGCAAGGACATCTAGATGGATTGCATTTCCATCCGGA GTCTGACTACACATCGTGCGACATGCGGCGTATCCTGTGGGTAGCCTGGGCAGCAACACTGCTCGCTCTTTCCATCTGCAGAACAGCTTCAGCCAGTCAGGGGCCAAAGGTCATCTCGATAAAGGAACAACTTGAAGATCTGACCTCAAGATTCACTAAAT tggaaaagaaagtgaagcagAGGCAGACTGAAACATGGAATATTCAAG CTCCCATCCAGAAAGATGGCTGGACCTTATGTTTTCGAGCCACTGCTGGTCTGGGATCCCCTGTATACGACACATGGACGCACGTTGGTTACCATGACGACTACAAATACACCCGCACCAGCATGCCCTGCGGCTGCACCGCGACAAGCGGGTCATGTGACCGCCACTACCGCAGCTTCCTCGTGGATGTCTGGCCCTCTAGGAACCTGGAGAAG gtGAAAGTGGCTTTATATGAAAATGGCGTGGAGAAGGCTTTCATGGAATTCAGGGGACTGGACAGCAACTATCTGAACTGGTTTTCGGCAGACAGGCTTCTAAACTCTTCCTGGACGGACATCAGTGGGTCTGCTTTACCCTACTTCAGCATTTTTGG CATCGACGAGCCTGGACGAGTGACTCGGCGTTTCTACGTCAGCAAGGGTCACTATGGATGTCCATCTGATTTTGGTTGGATCAGCATCAAGGACAAAGGCCACGTATGCACTTGGGAGACCGCATCACACCTGCCGACATTTTTCTACTCCAAAGCACAAACAGGAATCACGTGGGAAACTCAAG GATCTCTGGTCGGTCGTGCGGATGTGCTGGCTGTGTGGCTCAAGCTTCGCAGTGATGTAGACATGAACAAACCCTGTTTGCCCTAA
- the LOC112570120 gene encoding uncharacterized protein LOC112570120 isoform X2: protein MRRILWVAWAATLLALSICRTASASQGPKVISIKEQLEDLTSRFTKLEKKVKQRQTETWNIQAPIQKDGWTLCFRATAGLGSPVYDTWTHVGYHDDYKYTRTSMPCGCTATSGSCDRHYRSFLVDVWPSRNLEKVKVALYENGVEKAFMEFRGLDSNYLNWFSADRLLNSSWTDISGSALPYFSIFGIDEPGRVTRRFYVSKGHYGCPSDFGWISIKDKGHVCTWETASHLPTFFYSKAQTGITWETQGSLVGRADVLAVWLKLRSDVDMNKPCLP from the exons ATGCGGCGTATCCTGTGGGTAGCCTGGGCAGCAACACTGCTCGCTCTTTCCATCTGCAGAACAGCTTCAGCCAGTCAGGGGCCAAAGGTCATCTCGATAAAGGAACAACTTGAAGATCTGACCTCAAGATTCACTAAAT tggaaaagaaagtgaagcagAGGCAGACTGAAACATGGAATATTCAAG CTCCCATCCAGAAAGATGGCTGGACCTTATGTTTTCGAGCCACTGCTGGTCTGGGATCCCCTGTATACGACACATGGACGCACGTTGGTTACCATGACGACTACAAATACACCCGCACCAGCATGCCCTGCGGCTGCACCGCGACAAGCGGGTCATGTGACCGCCACTACCGCAGCTTCCTCGTGGATGTCTGGCCCTCTAGGAACCTGGAGAAG gtGAAAGTGGCTTTATATGAAAATGGCGTGGAGAAGGCTTTCATGGAATTCAGGGGACTGGACAGCAACTATCTGAACTGGTTTTCGGCAGACAGGCTTCTAAACTCTTCCTGGACGGACATCAGTGGGTCTGCTTTACCCTACTTCAGCATTTTTGG CATCGACGAGCCTGGACGAGTGACTCGGCGTTTCTACGTCAGCAAGGGTCACTATGGATGTCCATCTGATTTTGGTTGGATCAGCATCAAGGACAAAGGCCACGTATGCACTTGGGAGACCGCATCACACCTGCCGACATTTTTCTACTCCAAAGCACAAACAGGAATCACGTGGGAAACTCAAG GATCTCTGGTCGGTCGTGCGGATGTGCTGGCTGTGTGGCTCAAGCTTCGCAGTGATGTAGACATGAACAAACCCTGTTTGCCCTAA
- the LOC112570003 gene encoding uncharacterized protein LOC112570003 — protein MMILFLTAILVTACNGYTWMSSSPVNGSGIYACVGDTVTLGWSISLATGETVNDMEWFFEGSGQSSQMIATFVGSQFVRIAPNRPSLKLFNIYGLQFDLQAQQEYGTYSLHVNIIRNNSLARDSKYIYVGSPEPPSIQNQQLRARLLPEAKLVSQDWHVQLGCGNFQTRGEPPFTVVWKSPSGIIISSSEFVDNEYILSISNPVEEGTYSCHLMNSDPTARCVQTNASLQFSAEVDVEAKDVLLAIYNASCGHEMEDVASSIAEHISRASSPTVRLVNSTKPWRGRVEVFYNNQWGTVCDDNFTVSDAIVVCRMLGLQVNAPAVRKSAFYGPGTLPILLDDVVCRGNETNIFSCGHANIGVHNCVHSKDVGVDCLSKH, from the exons ATGATGATCCTGTTCTTGACTGCCATTTTGGTAACAG CTTGCAATGGCTACACCTGGATGAGTTCGTCGCCAGTCAACGGAAGTGGAATATACGCATGCGTGGGCGACACCGTTACCTTAGGCTGGTCCATCAGTTTAGCGACTGGTGAGACTGTGAATGACATGGAATGGTTTTTCGAAGGATCAG GGCAATCCTCACAAATGATCGCCACGTTCGTCGGCAGTCAGTTCGTCCGAATTGCGCCCAACAGACCGTCTCTGAAGTTGTTCAATATCTATGGACTCCAGTTCGACCTGCAGGCGCAGCAGGAGTACGGCACCTACTCCCTTCATGTTAACATCATCAGAAACAACAGTCTTGCGAGAGACAGCAAATATATCTACGTAGGATCCCCCG AGCCTCCCAGCATCCAGAACCAGCAGCTGCGAGCTCGTTTGCTGCCGGAGGCGAAGTTGGTGTCGCAGGACTGGCACGTGCAGCTGGGATGCGGTAACTTCCAGACCAGAGGCGAGCCGCCCTTCACCGTGGTGTGGAAG TCGCCGTCAGGTATTATCATCAGCAGTTCCGAGTTCGTCGACAACGAATATATTCTGTCTATAAGCAATCCCGTAGAAGAAGGGACCTACTCATGCCACCTGATGAACTCTGACCCGACAGCCAGGTGTGTACAGACCAATGCGTCGCTGCAGTTCAGTGCTGAAGTCGATGTGGAAGCAAAGGATGTGCTGCTCGCCATCTACAACGCCAGCTGCGGCCACGAAATGGAGGACGTGGCCTCGTCCATAGCAGAGCACATCAGCCGGG CCTCCAGTCCCACAGTCCGCCTTGTCAACAGCACGAAGCCCTGGAGGGGACGAGTAGAAGTTTTTTACAATAACCAATGGGGGACTGTGTGTGATGATAACTTTACTGTGAGTGATGCCATCGTCGTGTGCAGAATGCTGGGATTGCAGGT AAATGCTCCTGCGGTCCGCAAGTCGGCCTTCTACGGGCCAGGCACGTTGCCTATTCTCCTGGACGACGTAGTGTGCAGAGGCAACgagacaaatattttctccTGCGGCCATGCCAACATCGGTGTTCACAACTGTGTTCACAGCAAAGACGTGGGCGTCGACTGTCTCTCTAAGCACTAG